CACAGCCTAATTTCCAGAATAGAACCTGCCGGACTGTCCATTTCAGGTCAAGTTGTATGTTCAGAAAAAAAACAGGAGGCTTTCGCCCCCTGCTGATCTTTTTGGCTTAGCGCTGCGGAAGCAGATCCGAAGGATTCACAATCTTGCCGTCCTCATGCACTTCAAAGTGTACATGGTTGCCAAGGCTCTTCTCCATCTCATTGCGTCCCGCAGTTGCCAGCGTATCGCCCTGCTTCACTTCATCGCCCTGCTTCACTTTGGTTTCGCCAAGACTCTGATAGACCGTCTTCAGCTCGCCGGGGGAAGTAACCTCGATGACCTTGCCCAGTACAGCCACATCTTCCACTCGGGTAACTTCACCGCTGAGTGCCGCCTTCACATCAAACGACTTGTTGTCTTCACGGGCAATATCAATTCCGGTGTTGGTGACAAAGGTATTGTTGTACTGCACCATCGCTGCAATATGATTCTCTTCCGTGCCGTTCTCATCGTAGTACGGTTTGACCACTTCCACTTCACTCGGGCTGGCTACCGGCCAGACCAGGCTTTCGGCTGATGCGACGACTTCCAGGGCTTCGGGATCACCGTTTACGGCTCCGGTTTTGCTGCCGGCCTCACCTTGGGATACTACCGCGGCGTTGTCCGGATTCAGCGGCTTCTGGCCGGCATCCTGATAGACCCACACCAAGGTTAGTATAAGTGCCGCTGCCGCCGTGTAGACTGCCGGGAATACCCACCGTTTGGATAACAGTCTGCTCCATGAAGAAGGCTTGGCGCCTGAATCTCCCTGCTTGTTTTTGAGAGATTCATCATGGGTTGATTTGATTTTGTCTTGTTCATTCATATGGTTATCACCTCAGTAACCAGTGTTACCGGGCGCTTCGCTTTTATACGTATCTTGCAGATTATTTTTTCAGGAGAGTTGAGATTCCGGTAAAAGAGACCCCGCTGTAGTAGTGTTTGAGAATCTGTGTGGCCGTCTTCCCCTGCTTCGCCATGCCGTTCGCCCCCCACTGGCTCATGCCGACACCGTGGCCGTTACCATATGTGGTGATCTGCACCTTCCCCGCTTGGCGCTTCCAGGTGAACTGGCTCGAGCGCAGCCCCAGCTTCTCTCTCACTTCCCGCCCGGTAAACACCGTCCCTCCGATAGAGATCTGTTTGATCCGGTGGCCGGCTGTAAGCGACAGTACCTCCGCTGGCAAGCTGGTAGAGGATTGAGAGGAGACTGGCAGCGCTTTGCCCGAAGCTCCCAGACTGGCTACTGCCGGAAGGTCCTTGGTTCCAAGGCCCAGCTTGCTGCGCAGCTCCGAATTGCTAAAGGTGTAGCTTACCGCCAGGTTCGGGGTAATCTGCAGCTCCCAAGGGCTGGCTACACTGCGCAGATAGGGAACCGCAGCATTCCAATACTCCTCGGAGTTCTCGGTATACCCTCCGCTGGAGGCGAAGAAGGAAGCCGTGATCGGCTGCCCCTGATAGGTCATGATGGTCCCGCGCGTCTCCAGGACCGCGCGGCGGATCTTCGCCAGTCCGGCGCGCTTGCTGCCGGACGCCCAGTCCCGTTCCAGCACGGCCTGCGATACGTAAGCCTGATGGCTTACCGTATCGCTCACATCCGCTTCGGGAACGGGTACCCCGCTGTGGTCGCCGGCGACCAGACGGCGGGCAATGAACGTGCGGGCCGCTACGGCCTGCGCTTTGAGCGCTTCGAGCTCAAATTCGGCCGGCATCTCGGCCGCCAGTACGCCGCTGACGTATTCCTCCAGCGGCAGGGTCTCGATTTGTCCGCTCCGCGACAAATAGACGGTTACCTCCGGCTGCGGCGCCTCTGCGGCAGCCGCCGGTGCCGGCGGCGCCGGAGCGGCCGTGGCCTGCGGCACGGCCGGGGGCGCCGGCGGCTGTTGTCCCCCGCGCTGCGGGACAACAGCCAGCGGCAGCAGCAGCGCCGCCAGCAGGGGCGCTGCCAGCCAGGCGGCGGGGACCAGCCGCCGGAGCGGGGGCGCGCCGCGCCGCGCACGCGCGTAGCGGCGCGGACGCTTCAGGATGCGCCGCAGGTTGTTTAACTCTTTCATCTCTATGGCTCCTTCCGTAAGCACCGGTGATTCTTATAGATATGAATTTCCGCCACCTGCTAGAACGGGATTTTGAGAGAAAGAGAGTTGCGGAATCCCCCGAAACATATAAGTTATATCAAGTGGAAACGGCTTTGCCGTCTTTTTAAAGGACGGTACCGTTTCAGCAAGAAATAGAAGGATAAGTTATCATGTGAAACAAATAAATTCTTATATTTTCAAAAAAAAGGACCAGCCGCTTAGCGGCTGGTCCTAATATTTTTAAGAATAGCTATTATACCCAAGACGGTTGAATCTGGAAGCGGGGTCTGATCTCTTCGGCCTTGGAGGATTCGCTTCTGGCCGGTTCAGGCTTAAGCGCTTCTTCCTTCGCAGCAGGAACAGCCGACTCTTCCATGGAAATACGCCATATGTCCGCACCAAGTCCAGACAGCTTCTCAGCCAAGTGCACATATCCGCGGTCAATGTGATGCGTTCCGCTAACTTCTGTAGTGCCTTCAGCCACAAGTCCTGCCAAAATAAGCGCAGCCCCTGCACGCAGGTCCGTAGCACATACCTTAGCGCCGACCAGACTGGCATTGCCGGTCACGATCGCAGAGCGTCCCTCAATCTTGATCTCCGCGTTCATGTTGTGGAATTCATCCACATGCATGAACCGGTTCTCGAAGACGGTCTCTGTCACTACGCTGGTTCCTTCCGAGCGGAGCAGCAGCGCCATCATCTGTGACTGCATATCTGTCGGGAATCCCGGGTAAGGTAATGTCTTGAGATCGACAGCCTTCAGCGGCTTATCGCTGATGACACGGACTCCGTTCTCATCCGGGATAATCGTAACGCCCATTTCCTCCATCTTGGCAATCACCGGACCCAGATGGTCGGCAATAGCTCCCTCAACATACACATCGCCGCCTGTAATCGCTGCTGCCGCCATGTAGGTTCCAGCCTCGATCCGGTCAGGGATAACATGATGTCTTACGCCGTGCATACGCTCCACGCCTTCAATCCGGATCACTCCGGTTCCGGCTCCGCGCACAATGCCGCCCATACCGTTCAGGTAATTGGCAAGGTCAACAATCTCAGGTTCCTTCGCCGCGTTCTCAATCACTGTGGTGCCTTCGGCAAGTGCCGCTGCCATCATTATATTTTCGGTTGCACCTACGCTGGCCACATCCAGATAGATCTTGGCTCCGCGCAGTCGACCGTTACTTTTCGCATCAATGTAGCCCTGGCCCAGACTAATCTCGGCGCCGAGCGCTTCAAAACCCTTCAAATGCTGGTCAATCGGCCTTGTTCCAATGGCACAACCGCCAGGCAGGGAAATACGTGTATGCCCCATACGGGACAGGAGTGGGCCCATAACCAGGAAAGAAGCCCGCATTTTGCGTACCCATTCATATGGCGCTTCACAGGAGGTAATATTGGTCGCATCTACTTCAATCACATCGTTCTGGTATGTAATACCTGCACCCAGAGATTCCAATACCTTGTTAATCGTCATTACATCGTCTAACGGAGGTGCGTCCACAATGACGCTAACTCCTTCTTCTGCCAATAGAGAGGCGGCTATGATCGGTAGTACGGAATTTTTTGCGCCGCTAACTTTCACGCTCCCGGTCAATCTGTTGCCACCGCGGACGATAAATTTGCTCATTTCGGTTTCCCTCCGCGTCCATTATTTCTGATATTAATTTTAAGGTTAAAATTCATCTGTTAAGATATTGAATATTCCGTCATTGCGTCTTAGGTGCAGATTCCTTGCTTAAATTCAGTGTTGACATAATAAAACCTTATTATTCGACACTTTTTTCACTGCGTTGGCCTATACAGATATAACCAAAGCTGTTGCCGTTAAAACATCCGCAGGGTAAGTCCGCTCCAGCCCAGGTAGTCAAGCAGGAACCCGGCCACGAAGTGACCCAGGACAATCGCAAGCAACAGGTGCAGCAGTCTGCCCTGTGGGCTCTTGGGATATCTTATGACCAAATCCAGCTTAAGGTTCTGAAGTGCCCACCAGGATATTGCCACACAGATCAAAGAGACAATCATCGAAATCATATTGCTGGTGCCGACCGCACCCGACAACTCAGCGGATAAACGTGTGTTCATATTAGCCCCCTGTGTTAGGTACTCGGAAATCGACTCTTATATCATACTTGTGCAGGGGAAAAGAATCCAGTACTTTTACGAAATTTTAAACAATTCGGCTTTTACAGGCACATCTGATTACGATATGTTCATACTTTGCTAGATTTATTGAAGCAAAAAAAGCAGTCAAGCCCTGGGCTTGACCGCTTATCTGCTACTGTTGTCCTTTACCGGTCGAAACTTTGATCCGCGTTACAGCACGCTGCAACGCCAGCTCCGCACGGCGGTGATCAATCTCATCCTGCTTGCTTTGCAGCTTGAGGCGGCGCTCAGCCCGCTCCTTAGCCGCTTCAGCACGCTCCACATCAATATCCCGGGGCAGCTCAGCACTTTCAGCCAGCACCGTTACCTTATCTTTGTGCACTTCAACGAACCCGCCATGCACAGCGATGGAGACTGTAACGCCGTCCGCCTTAACGCTAAGCGGAGCAACCTGAAGCGGGGTGACGAGCGGAATATGTCCCGGCAGAATCCCCAGTTCACCATTCACGCCGCGTACCGTCAGGCTGTTCACTTGCTTGGAGTAGACCAGATGCTCCGGAGTAACTATTTCGAGCAAAAAGGTATTCACTTCCATTCCTCCTCAAAGCTTTACAGAATAAAGCCCGATCCCCAGCATAAGTATGCTTAGGGTTACAACGTTTTCGCTTTTTCCACCGCTTCTTCAATCGTGCCTACGAACAGGAACGCTACTTCCGGAAGATCATCATGCTTGCCTTCGAGGATCTCCTTGAAGCTGCGCACGGTTTCTTTGATCGGCACGTATTTGCCTTTGAAGCCAGTGAACTGCTCTGCTACGTGGAACGGCTGGGACAGGAAGCGCTCAACCTTACGGGCGCGGGATACAATCACCTTATCCTCTTCACTCAGCTCATCCATACCCAGGATGGCAATGATATCCTGAAGCTCGGTATAACGCTGCAGCAGCTGCTTAACGCCTTGTGCCACGTTATAGTGCTCTTCGCCGACGATTTCCGGTGCCAGCATCCGCGAGCTGGAAGCCAGCGGGTCAACCGCAGGGAAGATCCCTTTTTCGGAAATTTTACGCTCCAGGTTGGTCGTTGCATCCAAGTGGGCAAACGCCGTAGCCGGTGCAGGGTCAGTATAGTCATCCGCAGGTACGTAGATCGCCTGAATGGAAGTAACGGAGCCTTTCTTCGTGGACGTAATCCGCTCTTGCAATTGGCCCATTTCTGTAGCCAGTGTAGGCTGGTAACCTACCGCAGACGGCATACGGCCGAGAAGAGCCGATACTTCGGAACCCGCCTGGGTGAACCGGAAGATGTTATCGATAAAGAGCAGCGTATCGCGGCCTTCCACATCACGGAAATATTCCGCCATAGTCAGACCAGTCAGTGCTACGCGCAGACGCGCGCCTGGAGGCTCATTCATTTGTCCGAAGACCATCGCCGTTTTCTTGATAACGCCGGAATCGGTCATTTCGTGATAGAGGTCATTCCCTTCACGTGTCCGCTCGCCAACGCCTGCGAAGACGGAAATCCCG
This genomic interval from Paenibacillus sp. FSL H8-0332 contains the following:
- a CDS encoding M23 family metallopeptidase, which encodes MNEQDKIKSTHDESLKNKQGDSGAKPSSWSRLLSKRWVFPAVYTAAAALILTLVWVYQDAGQKPLNPDNAAVVSQGEAGSKTGAVNGDPEALEVVASAESLVWPVASPSEVEVVKPYYDENGTEENHIAAMVQYNNTFVTNTGIDIAREDNKSFDVKAALSGEVTRVEDVAVLGKVIEVTSPGELKTVYQSLGETKVKQGDEVKQGDTLATAGRNEMEKSLGNHVHFEVHEDGKIVNPSDLLPQR
- a CDS encoding DUF1146 family protein, producing the protein MNTRLSAELSGAVGTSNMISMIVSLICVAISWWALQNLKLDLVIRYPKSPQGRLLHLLLAIVLGHFVAGFLLDYLGWSGLTLRMF
- the atpD gene encoding F0F1 ATP synthase subunit beta — encoded protein: MNKGRVVSIMGPVVDIEFERGQLPQIFNAIKIVASLSDGRNMDLTLEVSNHLGDNLVRCIAMSSTDGLVRGIDAIDQGAPISVPVGEATLGRVFNVLGNPIDNGAEVVAARNPIHRLAPTFDELSTQAEVLETGIKVIDLLAPYAKGGKIGLFGGAGVGKTVTIQELINNIAQEHGGISVFAGVGERTREGNDLYHEMTDSGVIKKTAMVFGQMNEPPGARLRVALTGLTMAEYFRDVEGRDTLLFIDNIFRFTQAGSEVSALLGRMPSAVGYQPTLATEMGQLQERITSTKKGSVTSIQAIYVPADDYTDPAPATAFAHLDATTNLERKISEKGIFPAVDPLASSSRMLAPEIVGEEHYNVAQGVKQLLQRYTELQDIIAILGMDELSEEDKVIVSRARKVERFLSQPFHVAEQFTGFKGKYVPIKETVRSFKEILEGKHDDLPEVAFLFVGTIEEAVEKAKTL
- the spoIID gene encoding stage II sporulation protein D, whose protein sequence is MKELNNLRRILKRPRRYARARRGAPPLRRLVPAAWLAAPLLAALLLPLAVVPQRGGQQPPAPPAVPQATAAPAPPAPAAAAEAPQPEVTVYLSRSGQIETLPLEEYVSGVLAAEMPAEFELEALKAQAVAARTFIARRLVAGDHSGVPVPEADVSDTVSHQAYVSQAVLERDWASGSKRAGLAKIRRAVLETRGTIMTYQGQPITASFFASSGGYTENSEEYWNAAVPYLRSVASPWELQITPNLAVSYTFSNSELRSKLGLGTKDLPAVASLGASGKALPVSSQSSTSLPAEVLSLTAGHRIKQISIGGTVFTGREVREKLGLRSSQFTWKRQAGKVQITTYGNGHGVGMSQWGANGMAKQGKTATQILKHYYSGVSFTGISTLLKK
- the murA gene encoding UDP-N-acetylglucosamine 1-carboxyvinyltransferase, whose product is MSKFIVRGGNRLTGSVKVSGAKNSVLPIIAASLLAEEGVSVIVDAPPLDDVMTINKVLESLGAGITYQNDVIEVDATNITSCEAPYEWVRKMRASFLVMGPLLSRMGHTRISLPGGCAIGTRPIDQHLKGFEALGAEISLGQGYIDAKSNGRLRGAKIYLDVASVGATENIMMAAALAEGTTVIENAAKEPEIVDLANYLNGMGGIVRGAGTGVIRIEGVERMHGVRHHVIPDRIEAGTYMAAAAITGGDVYVEGAIADHLGPVIAKMEEMGVTIIPDENGVRVISDKPLKAVDLKTLPYPGFPTDMQSQMMALLLRSEGTSVVTETVFENRFMHVDEFHNMNAEIKIEGRSAIVTGNASLVGAKVCATDLRAGAALILAGLVAEGTTEVSGTHHIDRGYVHLAEKLSGLGADIWRISMEESAVPAAKEEALKPEPARSESSKAEEIRPRFQIQPSWV
- a CDS encoding F0F1 ATP synthase subunit epsilon codes for the protein MNTFLLEIVTPEHLVYSKQVNSLTVRGVNGELGILPGHIPLVTPLQVAPLSVKADGVTVSIAVHGGFVEVHKDKVTVLAESAELPRDIDVERAEAAKERAERRLKLQSKQDEIDHRRAELALQRAVTRIKVSTGKGQQ